A genomic window from Syntrophales bacterium includes:
- the rpoH gene encoding RNA polymerase sigma factor RpoH → MKLPAITSSLELYIAEINRFTILKADEEFQLAVRFRKYNDMEAAEKLVVSNLRFVVKIAHEYRNYGVKLADLIQEGNIGLMRGVKKFDPYKGYRLLSYAVWWIRAYIQNFIIRSWSLVKIGTTQTQRKLFFKLGEAKKKLEALSQKLPEFREIAESLGVKEDEVKEMDLRLTHRDLSLDAPIDSEDESRTIIGCLPYGGEDQETMLIKKEHGDLVKRNIAGALAKLNEREGYIIRNRVMADNPETLQEIGNRYNITRERARQIEKQALKKLRLAIPHLGGEPELLEA, encoded by the coding sequence ATGAAATTGCCTGCGATTACCAGTTCCCTTGAATTATATATTGCGGAGATCAACCGCTTTACCATCCTGAAGGCAGATGAGGAGTTCCAACTGGCTGTCAGGTTCAGGAAATATAATGATATGGAGGCCGCCGAGAAACTGGTTGTCTCAAACTTAAGATTTGTGGTCAAGATTGCCCATGAATATAGGAATTACGGAGTCAAGCTTGCCGATCTGATCCAAGAGGGGAATATCGGTCTCATGCGCGGGGTGAAGAAATTCGATCCCTATAAGGGATACAGACTCCTCTCCTATGCGGTCTGGTGGATAAGGGCATATATCCAGAATTTCATCATCAGGTCATGGAGCCTCGTTAAGATCGGAACCACGCAGACCCAGAGGAAGTTATTCTTCAAACTGGGTGAGGCAAAGAAAAAACTCGAAGCTCTTTCCCAGAAATTGCCCGAATTCAGAGAAATTGCAGAATCTCTGGGAGTTAAAGAGGACGAAGTCAAGGAAATGGACCTTCGCCTGACTCACCGAGACCTTTCACTGGATGCCCCCATAGATAGTGAAGATGAATCAAGGACGATTATTGGTTGTTTACCCTACGGAGGCGAAGATCAGGAAACGATGCTGATCAAAAAGGAGCATGGGGATCTGGTCAAGAGGAACATCGCCGGGGCGCTGGCAAAGCTCAATGAGAGAGAGGGTTATATCATCAGAAATCGAGTTATGGCGGACAATCCAGAGACCCTCCAGGAAATCGGTAATCGTTACAATATCACGAGGGAACGGGCAAGGCAGATTGAAAAGCAAGCACTTAAAAAGCTGCGTCTTGCCATCCCGCATCTGGGAGGGGAACCGGAATTGCTGGAAGCTTAG
- a CDS encoding enoyl-CoA hydratase, producing MKDLENIILEKKAGIAKLILNRPDAMNALDEKTYEELWIATEDVRTDNDVRVVIITGAGRAFCTGLDLKYGGKILGMNQTELRAIMSKIQETFMLERIEKPVVAAVNGYALGNGCDLALACDFRIAGEEARFGMTYTKLGLIPDVGGTYRLARLVGVSKAKELIFTGDMIDAREAEKIGLVDKVVAAGELESAMMEFAKKLAKCAPIAIGIAKKAINKALDTNLREALENELQGQILCFQTEDVKEGVKARIEKREPMFKGK from the coding sequence ATGAAAGATTTAGAAAATATAATTTTGGAGAAGAAGGCGGGTATAGCGAAACTAATATTAAACCGCCCGGATGCGATGAACGCTTTGGATGAGAAGACATACGAAGAACTATGGATAGCAACTGAGGATGTTCGCACTGACAATGATGTGCGAGTGGTGATAATAACGGGAGCAGGAAGGGCTTTCTGCACAGGTTTAGACCTCAAGTATGGGGGGAAAATTTTAGGGATGAACCAAACGGAGCTAAGAGCAATTATGAGTAAGATACAGGAGACTTTTATGTTGGAGAGGATAGAGAAACCAGTGGTAGCAGCAGTGAATGGTTATGCCTTAGGGAACGGCTGTGACCTCGCTTTAGCTTGTGATTTTAGAATAGCGGGAGAAGAAGCGAGATTTGGAATGACCTACACTAAGCTTGGACTCATCCCTGACGTTGGTGGGACATATCGCTTGGCAAGGTTGGTAGGGGTTTCTAAGGCAAAGGAATTGATATTTACAGGTGATATGATAGATGCGAGGGAGGCGGAGAAGATAGGACTGGTGGATAAGGTTGTAGCGGCAGGAGAGTTAGAATCAGCAATGATGGAATTTGCGAAGAAGTTAGCAAAGTGTGCACCAATAGCGATTGGGATTGCCAAAAAGGCGATAAACAAAGCTCTTGATACTAATCTAAGAGAAGCATTAGAAAACGAGCTGCAAGGGCAGATTTTATGTTTCCAGACGGAAGATGTAAAAGAGGGAGTAAAGGCGAGGATAGAGAAAAGAGAACCTATGTTCAAAGGTAAGTGA
- the rpsR gene encoding 30S ribosomal protein S18: MALPIKGRKASKPQKRFFSKRKYCKFCTDSNLKIDYKNPLILRDLLTERGKIMPRRITGSCAKHQRVLTLAIKRARTIALLPFVVSEG; the protein is encoded by the coding sequence ATGGCATTACCGATAAAAGGTAGAAAAGCCTCAAAACCTCAGAAGAGGTTCTTTTCGAAAAGGAAGTATTGTAAATTTTGTACGGACTCAAACCTGAAAATAGATTACAAAAATCCCCTCATCTTGAGAGACCTTCTCACTGAGAGGGGTAAGATCATGCCGAGGAGAATTACTGGAAGTTGCGCTAAACATCAAAGGGTGCTGACACTGGCCATAAAAAGGGCGAGGACGATCGCACTTCTGCCTTTTGTTGTCTCCGAGGGTTGA
- a CDS encoding SDR family oxidoreductase codes for MGERLKGRAAVVTGAGGGIGREISLALAAEGASVVIVDPGVARDGSGTDLAPADKVVSEIKAKGGAAVANYSSVTDFKVAEEIIKSCVQNFGRVDIVINCAGVLRERMIWNMTEEDWDLVIAVHLKGTFNLCRHACVKMREQGFGRIVNLTSDAWRGTVGQCNYGAAKGGIVSLTRAIAREMGRYGVTANCIAPIAATRMTMTEEVKAGMTKRLESGLITKAFYDSFMAMPGPEYVPPMVVYLVSEAATNINGRVFHVEKGRIAIYCEPVETLAIYKSVENGMFRVEELEEFVPKTLLTGYINPAPAEKHKAK; via the coding sequence ATGGGTGAAAGACTAAAAGGTAGGGCAGCCGTGGTTACCGGCGCCGGTGGGGGAATTGGTCGGGAAATATCGCTGGCTTTGGCGGCAGAAGGCGCCAGCGTAGTGATTGTTGATCCGGGGGTGGCCAGGGACGGAAGTGGCACGGACCTTGCCCCAGCGGATAAGGTAGTTTCCGAGATCAAGGCCAAAGGTGGCGCCGCCGTGGCGAATTACAGTTCCGTAACCGATTTTAAGGTTGCCGAAGAGATAATCAAGAGTTGCGTACAGAACTTCGGTCGGGTGGATATTGTCATTAATTGCGCTGGTGTCTTGAGAGAACGTATGATCTGGAATATGACCGAGGAAGATTGGGATTTAGTAATTGCCGTACACTTAAAAGGCACCTTTAATCTCTGTCGTCACGCCTGTGTGAAAATGAGAGAACAGGGCTTCGGCAGAATAGTGAACTTGACATCTGATGCCTGGCGGGGTACGGTTGGACAGTGTAATTACGGAGCTGCTAAAGGCGGCATCGTGAGCCTGACCAGGGCGATTGCCCGGGAAATGGGCCGCTACGGTGTTACTGCCAACTGTATTGCCCCCATTGCCGCTACCAGGATGACCATGACCGAAGAGGTAAAGGCCGGTATGACAAAGAGATTGGAAAGTGGCCTGATTACCAAAGCTTTTTATGATTCCTTCATGGCCATGCCAGGGCCGGAATATGTTCCCCCCATGGTGGTTTACTTAGTCAGCGAAGCAGCGACCAATATCAACGGGCGGGTGTTCCATGTGGAAAAGGGCAGAATTGCCATTTACTGTGAGCCGGTAGAAACGCTGGCCATCTATAAGTCTGTCGAGAATGGCATGTTCCGGGTTGAAGAACTGGAGGAGTTTGTGCCCAAGACCCTCCTTACCGGTTATATTAACCCGGCACCGGCTGAAAAGCACAAGGCTAAATAG
- the dnaB gene encoding replicative DNA helicase, with translation MKDIDTSLHRVPPQNIEAEQSILGGILLENQSLNTVLEVVNSSDFYSESHRRIFAAILELADKGEPSDLITLSNILKEKKQLDIVGGMAYLASLVDNVPSAANIAHYAKIVKEKAILRRLIGTATDILSKSYDTGADVDNVLDEAEHAIFEISENKIRPAFFPIKDLIKDSFKTIERLFERKELVTGIPTGFEKVDELTSGLQKSDLIIIAGRPSMGKTALALNIARHAAVEAGIPVAVFSLEMAREQLAIRLLSSEARVDSLRIRRGFLGETDWPKLTTAAGRLSEAPVFIDDTPAMMVLEMKAKARRLTAEAGLGLIILDYLQLMRSGTNKDSREQEISEISRSLKALAKELNVPVVAISQLNRRVEDRPNRRPQMADLRESGAIEQDADLIAFIYRDEVYNRSEDNPEKGMAEIIIGKQRNGPTGVVKLAFLEKYTRFENLALSGETS, from the coding sequence ATGAAAGACATTGATACCTCTTTACACAGGGTGCCCCCCCAGAATATCGAGGCTGAACAGTCCATTCTCGGGGGAATCCTCCTGGAAAACCAGAGTTTGAACACTGTCCTGGAAGTAGTAAATAGCAGTGATTTCTACAGTGAATCCCATCGCAGGATATTTGCTGCCATCCTTGAACTTGCCGATAAAGGCGAACCGAGTGATCTGATCACCCTCAGTAATATTTTAAAGGAAAAGAAGCAACTGGATATCGTGGGGGGGATGGCCTATCTGGCTTCCCTTGTTGACAACGTCCCATCGGCAGCCAATATAGCCCACTACGCAAAAATTGTGAAGGAAAAGGCGATTCTGCGCAGGCTCATCGGGACGGCTACCGATATCCTGAGCAAGAGTTACGATACCGGGGCAGATGTAGATAATGTCCTGGATGAGGCAGAACATGCCATCTTCGAGATATCTGAAAATAAGATCAGGCCCGCCTTCTTCCCCATCAAAGACCTGATCAAGGATAGCTTCAAAACCATCGAGAGACTTTTTGAGAGAAAAGAACTTGTCACCGGTATTCCCACCGGTTTTGAAAAAGTTGACGAGCTGACTTCAGGGCTGCAAAAATCTGACCTGATCATCATCGCCGGTCGGCCCAGTATGGGAAAAACCGCCCTTGCCCTTAATATTGCCAGGCATGCGGCAGTGGAAGCCGGTATTCCCGTCGCCGTGTTTTCCCTCGAGATGGCAAGAGAACAACTCGCCATCCGCCTGTTGTCTTCGGAGGCCAGGGTGGACTCTCTGCGGATCAGGAGAGGATTCCTCGGAGAGACAGATTGGCCCAAATTGACTACTGCCGCCGGTAGGCTCTCCGAGGCTCCCGTATTTATTGATGATACACCGGCTATGATGGTTCTTGAGATGAAGGCAAAGGCAAGAAGACTAACGGCCGAGGCTGGCCTTGGTTTGATTATCCTCGATTACCTCCAGTTGATGAGAAGTGGAACAAACAAAGATTCGAGGGAACAGGAAATATCGGAGATCAGCCGTTCTCTGAAGGCCCTGGCGAAGGAATTGAATGTCCCGGTGGTAGCCATTTCACAGCTTAACAGAAGAGTAGAGGATCGTCCTAACAGACGACCGCAGATGGCTGACTTGAGGGAATCGGGAGCTATTGAACAGGATGCAGACCTGATTGCCTTCATTTACAGGGATGAGGTCTACAATAGATCAGAGGATAATCCGGAAAAGGGTATGGCGGAGATTATCATCGGAAAACAGAGAAATGGTCCGACAGGTGTGGTAAAGCTGGCCTTTCTCGAAAAATACACCCGCTTTGAAAACCTTGCCCTTTCCGGTGAGACTTCCTAA
- a CDS encoding HAD hydrolase family protein has product MLEIDIPGFGPVVLEHLVSDFTGTLSVGGRLLPAVKEHLNRIAEFLKVHILTADTFGMARAELKEVNCIIRILSGDDHDIQKEEYIGRLGTEHVVTFGNGKNDRRMLKAARIGIAVSEGEGCAVDALMASDIHVRSALDGLNLLLNPKRCKATLRF; this is encoded by the coding sequence ATGCTTGAGATTGATATTCCCGGTTTTGGGCCTGTCGTCCTGGAGCACCTGGTTTCAGATTTTACAGGCACCCTGTCGGTCGGCGGAAGACTTTTACCGGCGGTAAAGGAACACCTCAACAGGATAGCAGAATTTCTAAAGGTGCACATACTGACTGCTGATACCTTTGGTATGGCCCGAGCAGAACTAAAAGAGGTAAATTGCATCATCCGGATACTTTCCGGTGATGACCATGATATTCAGAAAGAGGAATATATCGGAAGGCTCGGTACGGAACATGTTGTCACCTTTGGCAACGGGAAAAATGACAGGAGGATGCTGAAGGCGGCAAGGATCGGTATAGCTGTTTCCGAGGGTGAAGGCTGTGCGGTGGATGCACTGATGGCATCAGATATTCATGTAAGAAGTGCCCTCGATGGGCTCAACCTTCTGCTTAATCCGAAGAGATGTAAAGCAACCCTGAGATTTTAA
- the rpsF gene encoding 30S ribosomal protein S6: protein MRRYETIFIVQVDLPDDEIVGVIERYRTIITDMKGIVVKIERWGQRKLAYVIKKQAKGYYIFIDFVGVSAVVTELERNFKIDDRILKFITVKKEDKVDLQKIENEIAAAGKKVKEEEVSLPSEIKTTATETGKLEETVTETKTNGGGEESALSGGGTEKEEDKGGSE from the coding sequence TTGAGGAGATACGAAACTATATTTATTGTCCAGGTTGATCTACCCGACGATGAAATTGTGGGGGTGATTGAACGATACAGGACGATCATCACAGACATGAAGGGTATTGTGGTTAAAATCGAGAGATGGGGCCAGCGAAAACTTGCCTACGTGATCAAAAAACAAGCAAAGGGGTATTACATTTTTATTGATTTCGTGGGTGTTAGTGCTGTCGTTACTGAGTTGGAAAGAAATTTCAAGATTGACGACAGGATCTTGAAATTCATCACGGTGAAAAAAGAAGATAAAGTTGATCTTCAGAAGATTGAAAATGAGATAGCCGCTGCCGGTAAGAAGGTAAAGGAGGAAGAAGTCTCCCTCCCGTCTGAGATAAAAACCACCGCAACCGAAACTGGTAAGCTGGAGGAGACGGTTACAGAAACTAAAACGAACGGAGGGGGTGAAGAATCTGCCCTGTCAGGAGGGGGTACAGAAAAAGAAGAGGATAAAGGGGGGAGTGAATAA
- the rplI gene encoding 50S ribosomal protein L9, producing MRVILKEDVESLGKAGAALNVADGYARNFLIPRGLAIEESSKNLKALEHEKKLILQRAETRRKKAEVLAEKFSGLKACTISRRIGEQGKLFGSVNTKDIEESLRKQGIEIDRKNIILREPIRSLGEFPVRIKLDSGITAEVKITVVGEAEE from the coding sequence ATGAGGGTTATTTTGAAGGAAGACGTGGAATCTCTGGGGAAAGCGGGAGCTGCATTGAATGTAGCCGATGGCTACGCAAGGAATTTCCTGATCCCCAGGGGGCTTGCCATAGAGGAGAGTAGTAAAAATCTCAAGGCCTTAGAGCATGAGAAAAAACTTATCCTGCAAAGGGCTGAAACGAGAAGGAAGAAAGCCGAGGTGCTGGCGGAAAAATTTTCCGGGCTTAAGGCCTGCACCATCTCGCGGCGCATTGGGGAACAGGGAAAGTTGTTTGGTTCAGTCAATACAAAAGACATTGAAGAATCACTCCGCAAACAGGGCATAGAGATTGACAGAAAAAACATCATTCTCAGGGAACCGATCAGGTCTCTCGGCGAATTTCCTGTGAGGATTAAATTAGATTCCGGTATTACAGCGGAGGTTAAGATCACGGTTGTAGGTGAAGCCGAGGAATAG